A window of the Cuculus canorus isolate bCucCan1 chromosome 3, bCucCan1.pri, whole genome shotgun sequence genome harbors these coding sequences:
- the MDH1 gene encoding malate dehydrogenase, cytoplasmic — MGEPVRVLVTGAAGQIAYSLLYSIAKGDVFGKDQPLILVLLDITPMMSVLEGVVMELQDCALPLLREVIPTDKEEVAFKDLDIAILVGSMPRREGMERKDLLKANVTIFKSQGAALDKYAKKTVKVVVVGNPANTNCLIASKSAPSIPKENFSCLTRLDHNRAKSQIALKLGVTANDVKNVIIWGNHSSTQYPDVNHAKVNVKGKEVGVYEAIKDDSWLKGDFILTVQQRGAAVIKARKLSSAMSAAKAICDHVRDIWFGTPPGEFVSMGVISDGNSYGVPEDLLYSFPVVIKDKTWKFVEGLPINDFSREKMDLTAKELTEEKETAVEFLSSA, encoded by the exons GGTGAACCAGTTAGAGTCCTGGTGactggagctgctgggcagaTTGCTTACTCGCTGCTTTACAGTATTGCCAAGGGAGATGTCTTTGGCAAAGATCAG cctCTTATTCTTGTGCTGCTGGATATCACCCCCATGATGTCTGTATTGGAAGGTGTAGTGATGGAGCTGCAGGACTGTGCTCTACCGCTGCTGAGAG AGGTCATTCCAACAGACAAGGAGGAAGTTGCATTCAAAGACCTTGACATAGCAATTCTGGTTGGCTCCATGCCAAGGAGAGAGGGCATGGAGAGAAAGGATTTACTCAAAGCAAATGTGACAATTTTCAAGTCTCAGGGTGCAGCCTTGGACAAGTATGCCAAAAAGACTGTCAAG gTTGTGGTAGTTGGGAATCCAGCAAATACTAACTGCCTAATTGCATCAAAGTCAGCCCCGTCAATACCAAAGGAAAACTTCAGCTGCTTGACTCGTTTGGATCACAACAGAGCTAAATCTCAG ATCGCTCTGAAACTTGGTGTGACTGCTAATGATGTGAAGAATGTCATCATCTGGGGCAACCACTCCTCCACTCAATATCCAGATGTTAACCATGCGAAGGtaaatgtgaaaggaaaagaagttggAGTCTATGAAGCTATAAAAGATGACAGCTGGCTGAAGGGAGACTTTATCCTG ACCGTTCAGCAACGTGGAGCAGCAGTTATTAAGGCTAGGAAGCTGTCCAGTGCAATGTCAGCTGCCAAAGCTATCTGTGATCATGTGAGAGACATCTGGTTTGGCACTCCACCG gGGGAATTTGTTTCCATGGGAGTAATTTCTGATGGCAATTCTTACGGTGTTCCTGAAGACTTGCTGTATTCATTCCCTGTTGTGATCAAG GACAAGACCTGGAAGTTTGTTGAGGGTCTTCCTATTAATGATTTTTCTCGTGAGAAGATGGATCTGACAGCTAAGGAGTTAACTGAAGAGAAGGAGACTGCTGTGGAATTCCTCTCCAGTGCATGA